The following proteins are encoded in a genomic region of Chryseobacterium glaciei:
- a CDS encoding histone H1, translated as MKELLEKISAELEKFKADADLQAEKGNKAAGTRARKSALELSKLFKEFRKVSVDEAKK; from the coding sequence ATGAAAGAGTTATTGGAAAAAATCAGTGCAGAGCTGGAAAAATTCAAAGCAGATGCTGATTTACAGGCTGAAAAAGGAAACAAGGCAGCCGGTACAAGAGCCCGTAAATCGGCTCTGGAACTAAGTAAGCTATTTAAGGAATTCAGAAAGGTTTCTGTTGATGAAGCTAAAAAGTAA